The Alkalinema sp. FACHB-956 genome includes a region encoding these proteins:
- a CDS encoding histidine kinase dimerization/phospho-acceptor domain-containing protein, whose protein sequence is MSVPIQHPPEPTIATPTVLGGNDRPLTLDSTLKDLPLYSCPVEIQILGRDLAQVFENNPDLPGVTLLDRGNWVGMLSRGRFLEYLLRPHGGKLFLNKSLKVLYSYARTTCLTFPSKTPILIAAQQMLRRSQILGNEPIVVQLEDDTYSLLEAHQLNSAYWQIRGIETQVWNERMQVQMIRSDKMASLGRLVDGVAHEILDPVSFIWGNLSHLSGYVKDVYSLLEAYEKVLPTPPPHIVALREEIEIDYLREDIPKTLESIRTGADRLSKLASSLQNFCHIDEVYPTPANLHDCLDGVLLLLKSRLKNELTIVKRYGHLPPVPCFIGQMTQVFLNLLSQGIERLLVRAVAETWQTESLNIYGKTLTPVDSCITVTTETCSLDGSGTRWISIRIGNNAAPLSIEEQQQLQASFLDPHLMGTETSLVTSYRIITHRHKGILKVRTRANPEDVLEEGINTEFEMLIPLR, encoded by the coding sequence GTGTCTGTACCAATTCAGCATCCACCAGAACCGACGATCGCAACCCCCACTGTGCTGGGAGGCAACGATCGACCGCTGACCCTAGACTCCACGCTCAAGGATTTGCCGCTGTACAGTTGCCCCGTGGAAATCCAAATCCTCGGACGGGATCTGGCCCAAGTCTTTGAAAATAACCCCGACTTACCCGGCGTGACCTTGCTCGATCGGGGCAATTGGGTGGGAATGCTCTCCCGAGGCCGATTTTTGGAATATCTACTGCGTCCCCACGGCGGCAAGCTGTTCCTCAACAAATCCCTCAAAGTCCTCTACAGCTACGCCCGCACCACCTGCCTCACCTTTCCGAGCAAAACCCCCATCTTGATCGCAGCCCAGCAAATGTTGCGGCGATCGCAGATCCTGGGCAACGAACCGATCGTCGTGCAGTTGGAAGACGACACCTACAGCCTGCTGGAAGCGCACCAGTTGAACTCCGCCTACTGGCAAATTCGCGGCATTGAAACCCAGGTCTGGAACGAGCGTATGCAGGTACAAATGATTCGCAGCGACAAAATGGCCAGCCTAGGGCGTCTGGTGGATGGCGTGGCCCATGAAATTTTGGATCCGGTTAGCTTTATCTGGGGTAACCTCAGTCATCTATCTGGCTATGTCAAAGATGTTTACAGCTTGCTAGAAGCCTACGAAAAAGTCCTGCCGACCCCTCCGCCCCACATCGTGGCACTCAGGGAAGAAATTGAAATTGACTATCTACGAGAAGATATTCCCAAAACCCTAGAAAGTATTCGCACCGGGGCCGATCGCCTCTCTAAATTAGCCTCCAGCCTGCAAAACTTCTGCCATATTGATGAGGTCTATCCCACCCCCGCCAACCTGCACGACTGTCTCGATGGGGTGTTGTTATTACTCAAAAGTCGTCTGAAAAATGAACTCACGATCGTCAAGCGCTATGGCCATTTACCGCCTGTGCCCTGCTTTATTGGCCAAATGACCCAAGTCTTTTTAAATCTTCTCAGCCAAGGAATTGAGCGTTTGCTGGTGCGGGCTGTTGCGGAAACCTGGCAAACGGAGTCCTTGAATATCTATGGAAAAACCCTGACTCCGGTGGATTCTTGCATTACGGTGACGACGGAAACCTGCTCTCTGGATGGCAGTGGCACCCGTTGGATTTCCATTCGGATTGGCAACAATGCCGCCCCCCTGTCGATCGAAGAACAGCAACAGTTACAAGCCAGTTTTTTGGATCCCCATTTAATGGGAACGGAAACCAGTTTGGTCACGAGTTACCGCATCATCACCCATCGCCACAAGGGAATCCTGAAAGTCCGTACCCGTGCCAATCCGGAGGATGTACTAGAGGAAGGCATTAACACCGAATTTGAAATGCTGATTCCCCTGCGGTAG
- the sipA gene encoding regulatory protein SipA, whose protein sequence is MSKEFPIGAKVRLIKQPLYIKTAEPKPMLRPPQVVCLGEEGIVLDRYPSDTWGIRFERGAFLLDSQYLELVIPGQSS, encoded by the coding sequence ATGTCCAAAGAATTTCCGATCGGGGCTAAGGTTCGACTAATTAAACAACCCCTCTACATCAAAACCGCAGAACCTAAACCCATGCTGAGGCCGCCCCAAGTGGTTTGCCTGGGGGAAGAGGGGATTGTGTTAGATCGCTATCCCAGTGACACCTGGGGCATTCGCTTTGAGCGGGGAGCATTCCTACTCGATAGTCAATACCTGGAGCTGGTGATTCCTGGGCAGTCTAGCTAG
- the map gene encoding type I methionyl aminopeptidase — protein sequence MEQVTLLSKREIEKMRTVGRLAAQLLKHLEPFVKPGVSTLDLNNEAERWTQAHGAKSAPLGYNGFPKSICTSVNEVVCHGIPNAKQILREGDIINIDVTLLLDGYHGDTSKMFFVGEPSPLAKRLVEVTEKCRQLGIEQVKPGNRIGDIGAAIQEYAESQGFSVVRDFVGHGISHIFHTAPQIPHYGKWGDGKKLRPGMVFTIEPMINEGTWEVKVLKDGWTAITKDRKLSAQFEHTISVTEDGVEILTQCD from the coding sequence ATGGAACAAGTTACCCTTCTTTCAAAGCGCGAAATTGAGAAAATGCGGACGGTTGGTCGCTTGGCGGCGCAACTGCTGAAGCATCTGGAACCCTTTGTCAAACCAGGTGTGAGCACGTTGGATTTGAACAACGAGGCGGAGCGCTGGACCCAAGCCCACGGAGCCAAGAGTGCGCCGCTGGGATACAACGGCTTTCCCAAGTCGATTTGCACCAGTGTGAATGAAGTGGTGTGCCACGGGATTCCCAATGCCAAGCAGATTCTGCGGGAGGGCGACATTATCAACATTGATGTGACGCTGCTTTTGGATGGGTACCATGGCGATACCTCCAAGATGTTTTTTGTGGGGGAGCCGTCGCCGTTGGCTAAGCGCTTGGTGGAAGTGACGGAGAAGTGCCGCCAGTTGGGCATCGAGCAGGTGAAGCCGGGGAATCGCATTGGGGATATCGGTGCGGCGATTCAGGAATACGCGGAATCCCAGGGGTTTTCGGTGGTGCGGGATTTTGTTGGCCATGGCATTAGTCATATTTTCCACACTGCGCCGCAAATTCCCCACTATGGCAAATGGGGCGATGGCAAGAAGCTGCGTCCGGGGATGGTGTTTACGATCGAGCCGATGATCAATGAAGGGACTTGGGAAGTGAAGGTGCTGAAGGATGGCTGGACGGCCATTACGAAGGATCGCAAGCTTTCGGCCCAGTTTGAACATACGATCTCGGTTACGGAAGACGGGGTAGAAATTCTGACCCAGTGTGATTAA
- the murJ gene encoding murein biosynthesis integral membrane protein MurJ, translating into MSEEAPKKRSLVNIASIVAVATLISKVFGLVRQVALAAAFGVGSAYGAYQYSTIIPSFFLILLGGINGPFHSAMVSVLAKKEKKDAAPIVETVSTMVGLVLLGVTVLVVIFAPYLITLIGPGLATKAPEVRDIAIQQLRIMAPTFWFAGMIGIGFGALNASDIYWLPSVSPLISSLAVVAAVAGLAIALGSKIAAPENALLSGMVLAGAFVAGTVLQWVAQAIVQKREGLGNLRLRFDWHNPAVKEVTRVMGPALFASGMLQINVYTDMIFTSFLPNPAAAVSALDYANLLVQTPLGILSNMILVPFLPVFSRLASPENWSELKQRIRQGVLITAIAMLPLGALIITLSKPIVRIVYERGAFDPNASYIVGSVLVAYAVGMFVYLGRDVLVRVFYALGDGNTPFRISMVNIFLNALFDYLLLPLGAPGLVLATVSVNVISMVALTYYLNRKLNGIGWQSWGFAIGGLTIASGVAGMASWGILTQLERLLGTEGMGIQLVELTIAGGGGLLVFGAIASQLRLPELNLFVGRVLGRFQRRKG; encoded by the coding sequence GTGTCCGAAGAAGCTCCCAAAAAGCGATCGCTGGTCAACATCGCCAGTATTGTTGCCGTCGCGACTCTGATTAGTAAAGTCTTTGGCTTGGTGCGCCAAGTGGCTCTGGCTGCCGCCTTTGGGGTGGGTTCCGCCTACGGAGCCTATCAATACTCTACGATTATTCCTAGCTTTTTCTTGATTCTGCTAGGGGGCATTAACGGGCCATTCCACAGCGCCATGGTTAGCGTTTTGGCTAAGAAAGAGAAGAAGGATGCGGCTCCGATCGTGGAAACGGTGTCCACGATGGTGGGGTTGGTGCTGCTGGGGGTGACGGTACTGGTAGTGATCTTTGCGCCTTACCTAATTACGCTGATTGGGCCGGGATTGGCGACGAAAGCGCCGGAAGTGCGGGACATTGCAATTCAGCAGTTGCGGATCATGGCTCCCACCTTTTGGTTTGCGGGAATGATTGGCATTGGCTTTGGGGCGTTGAATGCGTCGGATATCTATTGGTTGCCGTCGGTGAGTCCGCTGATTTCCAGTTTGGCGGTGGTGGCGGCGGTGGCGGGACTGGCGATCGCCCTGGGTAGCAAGATTGCCGCACCGGAGAATGCGCTGTTGAGCGGGATGGTGCTGGCGGGGGCGTTTGTGGCGGGGACGGTGTTGCAGTGGGTTGCCCAGGCGATCGTCCAGAAGCGGGAGGGGTTAGGCAATTTACGGCTCCGCTTTGACTGGCACAATCCGGCGGTGAAGGAAGTGACGCGGGTGATGGGGCCAGCGCTGTTTGCGTCGGGGATGTTGCAGATCAATGTCTATACGGACATGATTTTTACGTCCTTTTTGCCCAATCCGGCGGCGGCGGTGTCGGCGTTGGACTATGCAAATTTGCTGGTGCAGACGCCCCTGGGGATTCTGTCCAATATGATTTTGGTGCCGTTTTTGCCGGTTTTCTCGCGCTTGGCGAGTCCGGAGAATTGGTCGGAGTTAAAACAGCGGATTCGGCAGGGGGTGCTGATTACGGCGATCGCGATGTTGCCGTTGGGGGCGTTGATTATTACGTTGTCGAAGCCGATCGTGCGGATTGTCTACGAGCGGGGGGCGTTTGATCCGAATGCGTCCTATATTGTGGGTTCGGTGTTGGTGGCCTATGCGGTGGGGATGTTTGTTTATTTAGGCCGGGATGTGTTGGTGCGGGTGTTTTATGCGTTGGGCGATGGGAATACGCCGTTTCGCATTAGCATGGTGAATATTTTTCTCAATGCGTTGTTTGATTATTTGCTGTTGCCGTTGGGGGCACCGGGGTTGGTGTTGGCGACGGTGAGTGTGAATGTGATTTCGATGGTGGCGCTGACCTATTACCTCAACCGTAAGTTAAATGGTATTGGTTGGCAATCCTGGGGCTTTGCGATCGGGGGATTGACGATCGCCAGTGGCGTGGCGGGGATGGCGAGTTGGGGCATCCTGACGCAGTTGGAACGGCTGTTGGGGACGGAAGGTATGGGGATCCAGTTGGTGGAGTTGACGATCGCGGGGGGTGGCGGTTTGCTGGTGTTTGGTGCGATCGCGAGTCAGTTGCGGTTGCCGGAGTTGAATTTGTTTGTGGGGCGGGTGCTGGGGCGGTTTCAGCGGCGCAAGGGATGA
- a CDS encoding alanine--glyoxylate aminotransferase family protein, which yields MTQTVSINNRQRLQLSALNLPKRLLLGPGPSNAHPDVLAAMSTAPLGHLDPDFLKVMDEIQALLRYVWQTENPTTIAISGTGSAAMEATIANSVQPGDVVLVGVTGYFGNRLVDMAGRYGADVKTISKPWGQVFSLDELKTALETHRPAILALVHAETSTGARQPLEGVSALCQEFGTLLLIDTVTSLGGVPIHLDEWGVDLAYSCSQKGLGCSPGASPFTMSPRAWDRLQQRSGKVPNWYLDSTLLMKYWGQERVYHHTAPVNLYYGLREALRILADEGVENSWARHQKNAEYLWEQLEAIGLKMHVDRANRLPTLTTVCVPEGVDAKAISGKLLQEHNIEVGNGLGELAGKVWRVGLMGYNSKPESVDRLVAALKQVL from the coding sequence ATGACTCAGACTGTTTCCATTAACAATCGTCAACGGCTGCAACTCTCTGCCCTCAATCTTCCCAAGCGTCTGCTACTGGGGCCAGGGCCATCCAATGCCCACCCAGACGTGTTGGCAGCGATGAGCACCGCTCCCCTAGGTCACTTGGATCCCGACTTCCTCAAGGTCATGGACGAGATCCAAGCCCTGTTGCGCTATGTCTGGCAGACGGAGAACCCCACCACGATCGCCATTAGCGGCACGGGGTCAGCAGCCATGGAAGCCACGATCGCCAACTCGGTGCAGCCGGGGGATGTCGTGCTGGTGGGGGTCACGGGTTACTTCGGGAATCGCCTGGTGGACATGGCAGGCCGCTACGGAGCCGACGTAAAAACCATCAGCAAACCGTGGGGGCAGGTCTTTTCCCTCGATGAACTTAAAACGGCGTTGGAAACCCATCGTCCGGCCATTCTCGCCCTGGTACATGCGGAAACCTCGACGGGAGCCCGTCAGCCCCTGGAAGGCGTCAGTGCCCTGTGTCAGGAATTTGGCACGTTACTACTGATCGACACGGTGACCAGTCTGGGCGGGGTGCCGATTCACCTAGATGAGTGGGGCGTGGATTTGGCCTACAGTTGCAGCCAAAAGGGGCTGGGCTGCTCCCCCGGTGCGTCGCCGTTTACGATGAGTCCCCGCGCTTGGGACAGATTGCAACAGCGATCGGGCAAAGTGCCCAACTGGTACCTGGATAGCACGCTGTTGATGAAGTATTGGGGCCAGGAACGGGTCTATCACCATACCGCTCCAGTGAATTTGTACTATGGCCTGCGGGAAGCGCTGCGGATTTTGGCCGACGAAGGCGTTGAAAATTCCTGGGCCAGACACCAAAAGAACGCGGAATACCTCTGGGAACAGTTGGAAGCGATCGGCCTCAAGATGCATGTCGATCGGGCCAATCGTCTGCCAACGTTGACAACGGTGTGCGTGCCGGAGGGCGTGGATGCCAAGGCCATCTCCGGCAAACTGCTGCAAGAGCACAACATTGAAGTGGGCAACGGCCTGGGTGAACTGGCGGGCAAAGTCTGGCGAGTGGGACTGATGGGCTACAATAGTAAGCCAGAAAGTGTCGATCGCTTAGTTGCGGCTCTGAAGCAAGTGCTGTAG